From Parasphaerochaeta coccoides DSM 17374, a single genomic window includes:
- a CDS encoding amino acid ABC transporter permease — MTSGFFSFDVFNFLMHGLGVTLIIAFVTIALSFVFGMILGLMKVAGGRVARVVATVYINAVRNIPLLLFIIGFRFTLRLPALVSAIVAMTVFTSAMVAEIVRGGLNGIAAGQWEAAKALGLNKFQMYIYIILPQAVKKILVPLMGQFVTAIKDTSFCWIVGIEELMGAGMIIMGKFVKSSHVLGMYAVIAFIYYMVNVMVNWLSRRVRL, encoded by the coding sequence GTGACTTCCGGGTTTTTCTCCTTTGACGTATTCAATTTTCTGATGCACGGGCTTGGCGTTACTCTGATCATTGCTTTCGTAACCATCGCCCTGAGCTTTGTCTTCGGAATGATTCTGGGATTGATGAAAGTCGCCGGAGGGCGCGTTGCCCGTGTGGTCGCGACTGTCTACATTAATGCTGTCCGGAATATTCCTCTTTTGCTGTTCATCATCGGCTTCCGTTTCACCTTGCGTCTGCCTGCGTTGGTTTCCGCTATCGTTGCCATGACGGTATTCACCTCCGCTATGGTCGCTGAAATCGTCAGGGGCGGGCTGAACGGCATTGCAGCTGGACAATGGGAGGCTGCCAAGGCTCTGGGCTTGAACAAGTTCCAGATGTATATATACATTATTCTTCCCCAAGCGGTGAAAAAGATACTTGTCCCCTTGATGGGACAATTTGTCACCGCAATCAAGGATACGTCATTCTGCTGGATTGTAGGCATAGAAGAATTGATGGGCGCCGGCATGATTATCATGGGTAAGTTCGTCAAATCCTCACATGTACTGGGCATGTATGCGGTCATTGCGTTCATCTACTACATGGTCAATGTCATGGTGAACTGGCTGAGCCGCCGGGTGAGGTTGTAG
- a CDS encoding fimbrillin family protein codes for MRKNSIVFVSIFMVFFVFVACSGEVEVPHASNVRFTTEIGRKVMADSAWQAGDEVGIYMVEAGEDVATVAATDRDNVQYVADTAGINFSAFSPVDASNPLKWDDNSNPAITHFDFIAYYPYVSPIADTTALPIHVYPLGSGEQDTGKADFLWGRTDTVQNNTPTVRLKLEHMLSRLIVNLGPSTTIDKDAINGGTLVATVTGLNTKTSINLNDGTLGTPGDVVPIVMKDISGTLTDAERSAGNRRFETVLIPVDNATALAALQLEFALTDGSTDTYTWAATSVATSDQGKIHFDAGKQHVYNMTLNTSDNEVAVAAIQIEIKDQDTGSLVNGAAEKAYSLTFGANGATRGSAPGRMYAHKGSQVTLPTPGTLEKNLHYFYGWNTETDGSGDSYAVGDSFVIPGQDVTLYAIWVENQYSVSFDGNGATGGNTPGRIYAHKGSKVTLSAPGTLEKDIHYFYGWNTLPNGNGTQYAVGESFTMPANDVTLYARWLVKIKAVSAGKSHTMILKMDGTLWATGDNYYGQLGDKTMPTRTTPVRVSLDVAAVSAGESHTMILKKNGTLWATGRNNYGQLGDATRISRYIPVQVKVSTSLTDFMTDVVAVSTGERHTMILKKDGTLWATGDNEFGQVGDKTMTTKTTPVRMGLDVAAVSAGATHTMILKKDGTLWATGRNYSGQLGDDTRTDRRMPVLVMSIGSDVAAVSAGATHTMILKKDGTLWATGDNSYGQLGIGNNEDKNTPVKVMTDVKAVSAGVSHTMILKKDGTLWATGNNEYGQLGLGDSGSRTHRCTPKQVTSMGSDVAEVSAGAELTMILKKDGTLWATGRNRFGQRGDGDTSEKTTPVQIIF; via the coding sequence GTGAGAAAAAACAGCATTGTGTTTGTAAGCATCTTCATGGTGTTTTTCGTCTTTGTTGCATGTTCCGGCGAAGTAGAGGTTCCGCACGCCAGCAACGTGCGCTTCACCACGGAGATCGGACGCAAGGTCATGGCTGACTCCGCATGGCAAGCCGGTGATGAAGTCGGCATCTACATGGTGGAAGCCGGTGAGGACGTGGCTACTGTCGCCGCGACCGACCGTGACAATGTGCAGTACGTGGCAGATACGGCGGGCATCAACTTCTCCGCCTTCTCCCCTGTTGACGCCTCCAACCCCTTGAAGTGGGATGACAACTCCAACCCTGCCATCACACACTTTGACTTCATCGCCTATTATCCCTATGTATCGCCCATCGCTGATACCACGGCTCTGCCCATACATGTCTATCCCCTTGGTTCCGGGGAACAGGATACCGGAAAGGCTGACTTCCTATGGGGACGCACCGACACTGTACAGAACAATACCCCAACGGTACGACTGAAGCTTGAGCACATGCTCTCCCGTTTGATTGTCAACCTTGGGCCAAGTACCACCATTGATAAGGATGCCATCAACGGTGGTACGCTTGTCGCCACTGTCACAGGCTTGAACACGAAGACCTCAATCAATCTGAATGACGGAACCTTGGGCACTCCTGGCGACGTTGTTCCTATTGTCATGAAGGACATCTCCGGCACGCTCACGGATGCGGAAAGAAGTGCGGGGAACCGCCGTTTTGAGACTGTGCTGATACCTGTGGACAACGCTACTGCTCTGGCTGCCTTGCAACTGGAGTTTGCCCTGACTGATGGTAGTACTGATACATACACATGGGCAGCGACTTCCGTAGCGACCTCTGACCAGGGCAAGATTCACTTTGACGCGGGAAAGCAGCATGTCTACAACATGACGCTCAATACGTCTGATAATGAAGTCGCCGTTGCCGCCATCCAGATTGAGATAAAGGACCAAGACACCGGAAGTTTGGTGAACGGGGCAGCGGAAAAGGCATACAGCCTCACCTTTGGAGCCAACGGAGCCACGAGAGGCAGTGCGCCGGGACGGATGTATGCTCATAAGGGAAGCCAGGTCACACTGCCGACTCCTGGAACGTTGGAAAAGAATCTCCATTACTTCTACGGATGGAATACTGAGACTGATGGCAGCGGAGATTCATATGCCGTTGGAGACTCTTTCGTGATTCCTGGGCAGGATGTGACACTATATGCAATCTGGGTGGAGAACCAATACAGCGTCTCCTTTGATGGCAACGGAGCCACGGGAGGCAATACTCCGGGACGGATATATGCTCATAAGGGAAGCAAAGTCACACTGTCGGCTCCGGGAACATTGGAAAAGGACATCCATTACTTCTACGGATGGAATACTCTGCCTAATGGCAACGGAACCCAATATGCCGTTGGCGAGTCCTTCACCATGCCCGCCAATGATGTGACGTTGTATGCGCGGTGGCTGGTGAAGATCAAGGCAGTCTCCGCCGGAAAGTCCCATACGATGATTCTGAAGATGGACGGCACGCTCTGGGCGACAGGAGACAACTATTATGGTCAACTGGGTGACAAAACGATGCCCACCAGAACTACTCCCGTGCGGGTGAGTTTGGATGTCGCGGCAGTCTCCGCCGGAGAGTCCCATACGATGATTTTGAAGAAGAACGGCACGCTCTGGGCGACTGGACGCAACAATTATGGCCAACTGGGTGACGCCACTCGGATCAGCAGATATATTCCCGTGCAAGTCAAGGTTAGTACCAGTCTTACCGACTTCATGACTGATGTCGTGGCTGTCTCCACCGGGGAGCGTCATACGATGATTCTGAAGAAGGACGGCACGCTCTGGGCGACTGGAGACAACGAATTTGGTCAAGTGGGTGACAAAACGATGACCACCAAAACTACTCCCGTGCGGATGGGTTTGGATGTCGCGGCTGTCTCCGCCGGAGCCACCCATACGATGATCCTGAAGAAGGACGGCACGCTCTGGGCGACTGGACGCAACTATTCTGGGCAATTGGGTGACGACACTCGGACCGACAGAAGAATGCCCGTGCTGGTCATGTCCATAGGTTCTGATGTCGCGGCTGTCTCCGCTGGAGCCACCCATACGATGATCCTGAAGAAGGACGGCACGCTCTGGGCGACTGGAGACAACAGCTATGGTCAACTGGGCATCGGTAATAATGAAGACAAAAACACGCCTGTGAAGGTCATGACTGATGTCAAGGCCGTCTCTGCCGGGGTCTCCCACACGATGATCCTGAAGAAGGACGGCACGCTCTGGGCGACTGGAAACAACGAATATGGTCAGCTGGGCCTGGGTGACAGCGGTTCGAGAACTCACAGATGCACACCCAAGCAGGTCACGTCCATGGGTTCTGATGTCGCGGAAGTCTCCGCCGGAGCTGAGCTCACGATGATTTTGAAGAAGGACGGCACGCTCTGGGCGACGGGGCGGAACCGTTTTGGTCAACGGGGTGATGGCGATACGTCCGAAAAAACAACGCCTGTACAGATTATTTTTTGA
- a CDS encoding amino acid ABC transporter permease, with amino-acid sequence MFAWFKWEALFRNFDVFLEGLWVTVSVSLTALVATLAISLVVGLARTSGSRRSSRIAGAYMSFFQNTPLVVQVLFLYNALPRIGIMLSSFAVGSIGLALYTGAFGGAVVEAAIRAVPKGQTEAALSQGFSHLQSMVMVIIPQAMRIALPPMANQLVNLIKNSSIMAMVAGGDLMYRSDSWASGNLYYGPSFIVTGLLYLALCLPLSLIVARFERMQKGGVA; translated from the coding sequence ATGTTTGCATGGTTCAAGTGGGAAGCGTTATTTAGAAATTTCGATGTATTTCTTGAAGGGCTATGGGTAACGGTCAGTGTTTCGCTGACAGCTCTTGTCGCCACTCTTGCCATCAGCCTTGTCGTAGGGCTGGCACGTACATCAGGCAGCAGGCGTAGCTCAAGGATTGCCGGAGCGTACATGAGTTTCTTCCAGAATACACCGTTGGTCGTGCAGGTGCTTTTCCTCTACAACGCGCTTCCCCGCATAGGAATCATGCTCAGTTCATTTGCGGTGGGAAGCATCGGGCTGGCTTTGTATACGGGAGCTTTCGGAGGGGCGGTCGTCGAGGCCGCCATCCGTGCGGTTCCCAAAGGCCAGACCGAGGCGGCTCTCAGCCAAGGGTTTTCTCATCTCCAGTCCATGGTAATGGTCATCATACCACAGGCCATGCGCATTGCCCTTCCTCCCATGGCCAACCAGCTTGTCAACCTGATTAAGAACTCCTCCATCATGGCCATGGTCGCGGGAGGGGATCTTATGTACCGTTCCGACAGTTGGGCATCGGGGAATCTCTACTACGGGCCGTCGTTCATCGTAACGGGACTCCTCTATCTTGCCCTGTGCCTGCCTCTTTCCTTGATCGTCGCCAGGTTCGAGCGTATGCAGAAGGGGGGTGTGGCGTGA
- a CDS encoding substrate-binding domain-containing protein: MKRRHLPHFCFTAGITTAGIIACMIFVVSCYRNPANTVTLLSSRPESQEKPIRMAFLTNMQGGEHWGNMKSGARFARSMHGNMTIEFYAPINEADYHGQTELLQQVVDADFDALVISSSHATYAASTIQQALAKGMMVVTVDNDILAADGTSLAKAHVGTDSREVGKKAAMKGMELAPQVRKALVVASVPESTSMMEKTAAITEIFSESGIEFQVIFCHADATIAYGQVKAALESPVAIDIIIALEEYAAHGVADALAETSAKARPVFIGSGNSRYQLNLLETGRMDALVVENSFTMGYLAVEAAASLAGGRNVVPVPVEFAIVTPLTMWEEHHQRLLFPLTN, translated from the coding sequence ATGAAAAGACGGCACCTTCCGCATTTCTGTTTCACCGCAGGCATCACTACCGCAGGCATCATTGCATGCATGATATTCGTGGTCTCCTGTTACCGGAATCCGGCGAACACAGTCACCCTGCTTTCTTCACGTCCTGAATCCCAGGAGAAGCCGATACGCATGGCTTTCCTGACCAACATGCAGGGAGGAGAACACTGGGGGAACATGAAATCCGGCGCACGTTTCGCCCGCAGCATGCACGGGAACATGACCATTGAGTTCTATGCTCCCATCAACGAGGCTGACTATCACGGACAGACGGAACTTCTCCAGCAGGTAGTGGACGCGGACTTCGATGCGCTCGTGATTTCCTCCAGTCATGCTACATATGCCGCATCGACGATACAGCAGGCTCTGGCAAAAGGTATGATGGTCGTCACCGTCGATAACGATATCCTTGCCGCCGATGGCACGTCCCTTGCAAAGGCTCATGTCGGAACCGACTCACGGGAAGTGGGGAAGAAAGCCGCCATGAAGGGCATGGAGCTTGCGCCACAGGTACGCAAGGCACTGGTTGTCGCCTCTGTGCCGGAAAGCACTTCCATGATGGAAAAGACGGCTGCAATCACTGAAATTTTTTCTGAATCCGGTATCGAATTTCAAGTGATTTTCTGCCATGCGGACGCAACCATAGCCTACGGGCAGGTCAAGGCAGCACTGGAAAGTCCTGTAGCCATAGACATCATCATAGCACTGGAGGAATACGCCGCACACGGAGTGGCCGACGCCCTTGCCGAGACATCAGCAAAGGCAAGACCGGTTTTCATCGGGTCGGGTAATTCCCGCTATCAGTTGAACCTGCTGGAAACAGGAAGGATGGACGCACTGGTCGTTGAGAACTCATTCACAATGGGATATCTCGCCGTGGAAGCGGCAGCTTCCCTGGCAGGCGGACGGAACGTCGTCCCCGTGCCGGTGGAATTTGCCATTGTCACCCCGCTAACAATGTGGGAAGAACATCATCAGCGGCTTCTTTTTCCTCTGACGAACTGA
- a CDS encoding galactose ABC transporter substrate-binding protein — MIKRIVAGACLLFVLVTGLYAGGRKESMPEIGVAAYKFDDTFITGVRAAITTASQGKAMVDIVDSQNLQVNQNGKVDQFIAKGIKAMAVNPVDRTAAGVIIEKAKKAGIPVVFFNREPLAEDMAKWDKVYYVGAKAEQSGIMSAQIIADYWKTHPEADKNGDGILQYVMLRGEPGHQDTDLRVEYTMKCLADNNIRIEKLAEDTALWDRVRGQEKMIGFIAAHGDAIEAVFANNDDMALGAIEALKSAGYFRGDRYMPVVGVDATAPALQALEEGTLLGTVLNDAVNQGTAVFNIAYELSQGRIPTEESIGYPLTDGQYVWIPYQLITRETYRQFK; from the coding sequence ATGATTAAGAGAATTGTAGCCGGAGCCTGTCTTCTTTTTGTCCTTGTCACCGGCCTGTACGCTGGCGGACGGAAAGAAAGCATGCCTGAAATCGGAGTCGCGGCATATAAGTTCGATGATACGTTCATCACCGGGGTCAGGGCGGCCATAACTACAGCCTCCCAAGGCAAGGCGATGGTTGATATCGTCGATTCGCAGAATCTCCAGGTCAACCAGAACGGGAAGGTTGATCAGTTCATTGCCAAGGGAATCAAAGCCATGGCCGTCAATCCCGTTGACAGGACTGCCGCGGGAGTCATCATTGAAAAAGCGAAGAAGGCGGGCATCCCCGTGGTGTTCTTTAATCGCGAACCTTTGGCCGAGGACATGGCAAAATGGGACAAGGTGTACTATGTCGGAGCAAAGGCCGAGCAGTCCGGTATAATGAGTGCGCAGATCATAGCCGATTATTGGAAGACACATCCTGAAGCGGACAAGAACGGCGATGGAATCCTCCAGTATGTGATGTTGCGCGGGGAGCCTGGCCATCAGGACACCGACCTGAGGGTTGAGTATACAATGAAATGCCTTGCCGACAACAACATCAGGATTGAGAAGCTCGCCGAAGACACCGCCCTGTGGGATCGTGTCAGAGGGCAGGAGAAGATGATAGGCTTCATCGCTGCCCATGGAGACGCCATTGAAGCAGTCTTTGCCAACAATGATGACATGGCTCTTGGCGCTATCGAGGCATTGAAATCCGCCGGATATTTCAGGGGTGACAGGTATATGCCGGTCGTCGGAGTCGATGCCACCGCTCCTGCGCTCCAGGCTCTTGAGGAAGGCACTCTCCTTGGTACGGTGCTAAACGATGCCGTCAACCAAGGCACTGCTGTCTTCAACATAGCTTACGAACTTTCCCAGGGAAGAATCCCGACCGAGGAAAGCATAGGCTATCCCCTGACCGACGGACAGTATGTCTGGATTCCCTATCAGCTGATTACCCGTGAAACCTACCGGCAGTTCAAATGA
- a CDS encoding transporter substrate-binding domain-containing protein — MKKKCISGLVMLLCVMLVSTSVLFAAGSKESGASNEVDKIKSRGVLNVGVKVDVPGFGYKDISTGANVGFETDLARQIAKVILGDASKVSFTPVTAKTRGPLLDTGELDIVIATFTVTEERKLSYEFSTIYYTDAVSLLVKKSGGYKSLKDLDGKTIGVAQSATTKAVLETEAKNQGITLKFSEYASYPELKVALDSGRIDSFSVDRAILMGYVEDSSEILPDKYSPQEYGAAMKKGNLALLSVVNSTIADLDASGELLAMKAKWGLDK; from the coding sequence ATGAAAAAGAAATGTATTTCTGGCTTGGTGATGTTGTTGTGCGTCATGCTGGTGTCCACATCCGTACTCTTTGCCGCCGGCTCCAAGGAAAGCGGTGCTTCCAATGAAGTTGATAAGATTAAGAGCAGGGGAGTATTGAATGTCGGTGTCAAAGTTGATGTGCCTGGTTTCGGGTATAAAGACATATCGACCGGCGCGAACGTAGGCTTTGAGACTGATCTTGCCCGCCAGATAGCCAAAGTCATCTTGGGCGACGCGAGCAAAGTCTCTTTCACGCCAGTGACAGCCAAGACACGCGGACCTCTCCTTGATACCGGTGAGCTTGATATTGTCATTGCCACCTTTACTGTCACCGAAGAACGCAAGCTCAGTTATGAGTTCTCAACCATTTATTACACGGATGCAGTATCCCTTCTTGTCAAGAAAAGCGGTGGCTACAAGAGCCTGAAAGACCTTGACGGAAAGACCATCGGTGTCGCTCAGAGCGCTACGACCAAGGCCGTCCTGGAGACTGAGGCAAAGAACCAGGGCATCACATTGAAATTCAGCGAGTATGCATCGTATCCTGAGCTCAAGGTTGCTTTGGACTCCGGACGGATTGACTCTTTCTCCGTGGATCGTGCCATCCTGATGGGATATGTGGAAGATTCCAGTGAGATTCTGCCCGACAAATATTCCCCACAGGAATATGGCGCCGCCATGAAGAAGGGGAACCTTGCGCTTCTGTCCGTTGTGAACTCCACCATTGCTGATCTGGACGCTAGCGGCGAGCTGCTTGCCATGAAGGCAAAATGGGGATTGGATAAATAA